A stretch of the Ornithodoros turicata isolate Travis chromosome 4, ASM3712646v1, whole genome shotgun sequence genome encodes the following:
- the LOC135392831 gene encoding serine protease 33-like has translation MLRPVQLLPVLVTLELFHGLSCGAVKPDGTTTARRQRRVVDGILARDAPWMCQLGLPGHRGPAFICGCSLITSRWAVTAAHCIPRNASVMPQVAIGGHRHRGAASSPAGVPIVLAVRHPNFTSHNIPFENRHDLALLLLSRDAPQGPRLSLPGQALSFQEGVVFGWGHVNPRGQPRPALRLREASIPIVSRDRCEMSLRRPLGEGVFCAGFEEGYRSDTCAGDSGGPFVVFLRGEEVLVGVVSWGEGCARPGKFGVYTKVEKYVRWITEVLQTTEVLQTTKVGS, from the exons ATGTTAAGGCCAGTACAACTTCTGCCTGTTCTTGTGACTCTTGAGCTGTTTCATGGCCTCTCATGCGGTGCAGTGAAGCCAGATGGGACcacgactgcgagacgccaacGTCGTGTAGTGGACGGCATCCTGGCTCGCGATGCTCCTTGGATGTGCCAGCTAGGCCTACCAGGCCATCGTGGTCCGGCGTTCATCTGTGGCTGTAGCCTCATCACATCTCGATGGGCCGTTACAGCAGCGCACTGTATTCCTCGCAACGCATCGGTTATGCCTCAG GTTGCCATTGGCGGTCATCGACATCGTGGTGCTGCATCCAGTCCCGCCGGAGTCCCCATTGTCCTCGCAGTGCGACACCCAAACTTCACTAGCCACAACATTCCATTCGAAAACCGTCACGATCTTGCACTTCTCCTCCTGTCACGTGATGCACCCCAGGGGCCTCGACTGTCCTTGCCAGGGCAAGCGCTGTCCTTTCAAGAAGGTGTCGTTTTTGGCTGGGGCCACGTCAACCCTCGCGGTCAACCGCGACCAGCATTGCGGCTTCGGGAAGCCAGTATTCCTATTGTATCGCGTGACCGTTGTGAGATGTCGCTTAGACGTCCGCTGGGGGAAGGAGTCTTCTGCGCCGGATTCGAAGAAGGCTACAGGTCGGACACATGCGCGGGAGACAGCGGAGGACCTTTTGTGGTGTTTCTGCGAGGCGAGGAAGTCCTAGTCGGTGTGGTTAGTTGGGGGGAAGGGTGTGCCAGACCGGGAAAGTTTGGTGTGTACACGAAAGTTGAGAAGTACGTGCGCTGGATTACGGAAGTGCTACAAACAACGGAAGTGCTACAAACAACGAAAGTAGGGAGTTAG